The sequence ACCCCCAGGTGCGAGGCAGGACATGTTGGGGGGCTGAGATCCAAGTGCCAGGACCCAGCTACCCTCTGGATCTGCCAAGGTAGGGTCTGCTTCTCCATCGGGGTTGTGCCCCTGTGACAAAAGTCGGGGGAGAGCTCAGCTGGGCCTGGGATCTTGACTAGGGGACACTTGCTCCAGGGCATCTGTCGGCCAAGCCGAGCACACCCCCAGGGACCCCttgcatccctccatcccccttgGGTGTCCCTCTCCCATCCTCTAGTTCAGTTTGCAACCCCAAACTCCTCTCCCATGTCAGGGGCTCTGTATGCACCCCCTTTCCACCTctccccccatgccaggggctctctgtgccccccatttccccccaccattctatttctttctctctggAAGATCAGTCATTCAGTTGTCAACAGTTTCAAGCTatttggggcaggagcagagccctggttTCAGGGGAAAAAACCACCCAAAAACCAAACACCAATGATGCAATCTCTCAACCTGATGAAAAATGGTCTTTTGTGGGAGGCCGTATCTCGGGCTCCCCTTGGTCCAACGATCCTAAAGTTGGACCATGAATCCTGTCCCATTCCCCCATGAGACACAGCGCAGTTCAGAGCAATCTGCGTAAACGTGAGGATTTTAGAGCCCTTTGAAGAGTGGCCCTTCAAACAGAAAGCTGTTCTCCAACTTAACCACAGCAGAGCCGGCACTGCACTAGTAGCATATGTTGGGGACTGAGCAGCACTGAGATCTGGGGTGTTGTTAGGCTGGAAGGGGTTAATTTCTGCCGTCAGCTGGTTCTTTGATCTACAGTTTCAGAGCCGGTTGAAGTTAATGGCTTTGCTGGCCAGAAGCCAGGGGATCTCTGTGTGTCTCCCATTTCTCCCTTCTGGATTTTGCAATGTGACCCAAGATCAGTAGGGTTCTGCCAACCGATATCTAGAACATTCCCCGAAATGTAGGAATTGATCGGGTGGGGCGTTCAAAAGATATCGCGTTACCTCCTAACCGCCAAACAGATGTGATGGGGAGTGTCGAACCTCACATTGCTCAGCTAACAACGTTACCTCCTCCTGGAGACAGATGCCCTGGTTCTCCACACACCCAGAGCTGAATGGGCCGAGGAAACCTTTATTAACACTCTTCACCATTCTAGCTTGGTCCCTTCGCCCCCAGCCAATGACCCACCCAATGCAACTCAACAGAGAGCCATAAGCTATCAGGAGAAGCGAACTGGATGCCACAGCCCAGATCCACCAACCCAATTGCTCACTGCCATTTGCCAATTTCCCTGTCCCCGTGTGTGGCTGGAAGATCTGGATTCCAGTGGGAGGTGGTTCATGGACCACCAGGGAGCAATGTGGAAGGGTCTCTAGATTTGTCCCAGAAGGCACATGGGAAATGTTATAAACCACCCACCTACCACCAGGGAAATGACCCTGCCATATTGCTACCTCTCGGTGGGAAGAAGCCCAGGGTAGAGATATACTATAAGCATGGATGGTCGCACCCCCTGTAGCAAAGGTTGCCTGATATGTTCCATTATGATGCCCTGTTTTCTGTTGAGGACTGGAATGTGAAGTGAAAaagaagctgggaggggggagatggGTACTGGTACAGGGACATATTAGAAGGGATGGGTCAGAAGGGGTCAAGCTGGAGGGCGGGGATGGACAGATGAGTCTATGACATGACCAATAGAGGACTCTCCCCTCAGAATCAGGGACAGAACTCAGAAGTCCTGAGTTTTACCtgtcctctgctgtcagcaaatatctatgaAACCCACCGGCAAAGTACCTTCCTCACTCACCTATGGTGGCCAGTCCCCAtggaggatgacaacctactactgctatcagttacttgGTTAGCTTAACTGGCAAGGTGTGTGCGGGGCATCTAAAGGTTCAAGGATCTATGGAGGTGTCAGTATGATGTGACACGAtggaactgttttgtttttcagtttattttttttaagcctaGGCAATTACACACAAAGAACTACATTAAAGGAACATTCAGGTGGCAGAAGCAAGCCCTGGGAAGTAACAAAATGCCAGGATTAAGACTGACGGCGCCTTGTTATggcattaaagactgtatcataacgcAGAGCACCTGCCTCTATTCCATGTTAAAGGCCTCTCGGATGCTGTCCAGAGCCTGCTCCTTGGTTATTTTCTTCCACTCTGGGGGGAGATCGGCACGCTCCACATTGTACTCTCTGGCAAACTCTCGATTGAACTTTCTGAATATGAACTTCCAATAATCAGAGGCGCTGATGCTGGGGTCCGGTTGGATGCGCCAGGTGGGGTAGAATTGGCGATAATCTTTGTAGGGATGCCATTTAAATGCCGtgttcaggtttttaaaagatttaCTAGAAACTACATCAGAGGAGCACAAAGAATACACAAGCCTGTCAGTTGTCACATAACTGTAGCCCCCCAGCCCTTGAGGCCGATGCACTGATGCAAAATGCTCCTTGTGGTCGctgcctcctgcttcacaggggacTTTACAGAAtggacactgcttcccacagccgaACACGCGCTGGAAGATCTCATCCTGAGGCTTGAACTGGAGCTGTGTGAAGACCATCTCCCCACTCAGCTTTTCCCACTCCGAGAGGATGCCTTCTTCCACCTGGGGGAAGAAGGTCTGGATGTCGACTGAGAACTGCCTGACACTGGCTGTGTTCTTGAAGAGGATCACCTCCAAACTGTCCTTGGAGATGACTAGCTCCTTGCACATCGCTTGGCAAAATTGCTCCAAGAACTCAGAGATGGTGGGGGCATCTTGGCACTCAGAGCTCTCCAGAGCGTCCTGGATTTTCTTCATGATTGTGGCTAGAACTGCTCTCTCCAGCTCCCGCAAACTCCCAGTCTCTCTGTAGTGGCTGATCAGGCATGTCTGGATCCAGGCCTTTACAAACTCTTCATAGTTTCTGACGTATTTCACGTAGTTATTGAAGTCCATCTCCTCCAGCagtttcttctgcacagtaaactGGAAGAAGCTCCGGCTGCTGTATTTGATGGACTCTCCACTGCTTAGAAAGTCATCCACTATCTCAATCCCGAGTCTCTTTTTCATATATTCCCATAAAGCAGGTGTCAAACACTGGTTGATGAAATCAAAAGCTCTCTTCTGGCAGGCATCCTTCTCATAGTAAACATCTGTGAAGGTGGAGAAATACTGAGGTCTCAGCTCCTCCAGGCGACGCTGAGGGTCATTCTTCTTGAGAAAGTCTTCGTGCATCTTCTGGAAAGCGCTGGCCGCCTCGCCCAGGATGTGAAGTTTTAAATCAACTTCGAAGGAAGCACTGGTGTACAAATTCCCAGCTAACTTCTCCTGAAGCCTCTCGTTGATCATCCACAGCAATTCCGTGCAGTAGGTCTGGTCGTAATCCCCTTGGGAGTGGACCTTCTGCCCAACGTACCTCCTACACTCCTCCATCAGGGACTTTGTGAACTCTTCCAATTCACGCCAACATTGCTGAGTTATAAACTCCACAGGCACTCTGTACCAAGCCAAGTCCAGATACTCCTTCTTCATGCAGAAGGGTTTTCTTTGATAGGTCAACAAGCTCTGGGCTTTATGGAGCATCTGCTTGACCAAACTCCCTCTGTTCTTCAGGTCCTTGCAGAGCTGGTAGCGGATGTCTTCATGAATTTGGCGTAGGGGTAAGCTCTCCAGTGGCAGCTCTGCTAAGGTTTCCTTCCACATCTTGGCAAACTCTTTTTGCAGTTCCTTGGGCGTTAGCTCCTTGTCCCTCTCCCTGCAGTCCCGCAAGAGCCCATCCACCTTCCCTTCAATGGTTTTCATGTACCTGGCCTGCAGATGGTCTATCTTGCTCCGACCTTTCTGGATACGAATGGCCTCTTCAGATTTACAGAGCAGATAGCTCTCCAGTTCGTGCCGGAGAAATGTCACGCTCCGGAGAAAATCTTCCCTGTATTTCTCTACCAAATGAAGGTTCCCAGTTCCACTCTCAAAGTAGCTCTGTAAACTCTGCAGCATCTTTTGCTCCCCATTGTGGAGCATCTGGTGAACTTCCAGCCTTAGTTTCTCAAAGGTGTCGGGACCCAGATTGTCTGGGGAATGGTTCTGGATGGTGGTTTCGGCTTTGGAGATCCAGAGGTGCATCTCCTTGCGGAAATCCCACTCCCACTCCGCGTACATCACAGACAGCTGGGTATAGGCCTCAGCCACCAGGCTGTTTCTGAAGCTGAAGATGAAGTTCTCGTGTTTCACGGCGTTCCAGAGGCTCCTCACCCACTCAATGAACTGAGGAATGTCCTTGGGGGCTCTGTGAGGTGATCGATTCCTCatgaattcaaacaggtatttcttCAGCTCACACAGGCTCTCGCTGTATCCCATATTTACTGGTGCCATAGGAGGGACTCCATGCCACAGCCCAGGGATGTACCAACTGTGCTTCTCCGGATCATAGTCCATGATGTCAGAAAATTTCATCTCCCTGGTTTGCTTTTCCATCCTCactgcagctttggtcatttcatccagctgctccaggaggtgtttcctgtccctcatgttttgTTCATGCgcagacacatcactgacattctgATGCACAAATTGGCAGTTGGGTTTGTGCCCGATttcctccattctgagaaatgcgTGGACgacaatttgcagaacatccttcatttcGGTGGCGttctccatggccatgttaaCAATGGTtatgtcactcagtccaatcaccagtgtggccagctcattgtcatgttcATAACTGTCCTCCAGCTTGGCCAGTTCCGGGGCTTTCAGGCCTTCtgtgtctatcaccaggatgaagTCACAGCCCAGCTCCTGCTGAAAGTTCTCTGCCACTTTAATGAGGGACATGAAGGCTCCTCGGGTACATCGGCCACTGCTCACTGCGAACTGCAggccgaacatggtgttgaggagggtggatttcccagtgctctgcactcccagcactgttaGAACCAGCATTCTGGACCTTCCCCCCAGCTTGGCATGGAGCTCAGCCAGAACATCTGTCACCCACTGCAGTGGGAtgttggaggcatctccatcgatcagctccatgggaaacccttccagcatcaggtcaGCTGCTATGCCTGGGAGACAGATGAATTGCCTTTGGATGTTCCCCATGTTCCCGTCTTTCACCATTGAGCTTTCGGCCTCGTAAAATTGCCCCAACTCACGCATGAAATGCTCCACCCCTAAGGAGCTGGCAGAGATTAGTTCGTCCAGTTCTGCCAGCTGTTTTGCATCATCCCCTAGAGCACGACATTTCTCTTTATACTCAGCCCGGAGCCTAGAGAGGTTCCCCCTGGCGATGTGATCCAGGTGGAACTTCATCCATTTCAGGAAATGATGTTTCTCAGCTGGACTCAACTGTCCTATCCCGCTAATAAATTTAACCATCCCGCTGGTGAGGTCACACTGGTTCTGCTGCCTGCGTAGCTCCAACCTCCTTTCTCTCAGCTGGGATCTATAGTCTTCCGGAGGGACGTCCCGTTGGCCTTTCATCCGGCACAGCTCTTTCTCCACTTTAGCCAAGTTCCTCCACAGATCCCCTTGGAGCCTCAGCATTTCCCTCTTGTACTTTGCCACGTCCTGTATTTCTGCGGTGATTTCTTGAACGTGCTCCAAGGCGGTCCAACATTCTCCATCATCTTCATCCACCTGGATCCCGAGCTCCCGCGCCGTCACAGCCATGTCACGGATGCTCGTGCTCTTGGGAGAGGAGCTCATGACACCCTGTAGGGTGGATCGTAGCTTTTTCACCAGTTCTGCGCTATTGTTGCTCTTCTGTTTCACCAGAAGTTGTGATTTGTTCATATTCAGTTGCGGGGCTAATTTATTGAGGAGTCCCAGTgtttccttggctttcccagcCTGACTGTTAAGGATGAAGTAGTATTTAGTGGCTGACCCCGGCAGAGATGATAACAGCGCGTATTCTCTCTCATTGATGCTCTCCGTTAATATGAACACTGCTGAGGAGACCTCTGTTAAAAagctgaactgcagccagtgcGACACAATGTCTCCACGCAGGTTTGTAACTGCGATGGGCTCTGGGAAAAGATCCAGATTCTCCCTCCCAgcagggaaataccaggaaatctcgACCAGCCCATCTGCAATTTCCCGAGGGAcattcccagactccatgtcccgaTGGATGAAGAAatcctggtgctgctgggaggggctgagaacctcattgaggagtttagacttggagaagctgcagctccccatccgcACAAAGGAAACGGTTGGCATTTCtgtgagcaccaggctctcctctctgaaccctctgctttctgccagggagtggggcctccacttcctcacaatgtccctcatggcccacagcATTAGGGTGAACTTGGGGCTGTCGACggcaggtagcagcagagggagggcaaactggcacatggacattttggagaggatctcctgctgtaggaaactgtCTGAGCAAAGCAGAACGGCACAGAGAACATCGAGGGGGTGCAGAGAAGCCCTAGAGTCGTCTTCCCTCACAGAAAACACatccccactcaccccacccTCCTCATCCTCACTTGTGTCGTCATCAGATGTCCCCTGCCCAAGGCTTGTGCTTCTGGCTGTCCCGTTCAAAGCCATGAGCTTTCTCAGGAAATGCCAAGGCAAGTCTCCCAGGATGGAAAGAGTCCAGTCCTTCAGGCTCTCCGGACTGATTTCCAGGAGATCACTCAGCCGCAGTTTCCCATTTCTGAACTTCTTGAGCCTCAGCTTTGACAAGACGGTTTTCAGGGCTCCTCTTCTCCCTGCAAATGGAAACAAAGGCATCACCACCTGGGATGGCGTCACAGCTCAGGGCCAGCTGCACCTGGGCCTCCTCTTGATCTCTCTGTTTCCAAAATTTAGGCCTGAAGCCTTCACCTCCCCGGCTCGTTTCATCTGAAGGGGACTAACCCAGCTAAACGTTCAAACCCGTCTGTCTCCACTAACGCTTAGGGAGGCTTTACTTTATCTAGACTCCCTCGCTCCTGAGGCTGGGTGTCCCACACTGAGGCGTAGATGGTGTGACCTAGGCCAAACT comes from Lepidochelys kempii isolate rLepKem1 chromosome 6, rLepKem1.hap2, whole genome shotgun sequence and encodes:
- the LOC140912329 gene encoding interferon-induced very large GTPase 1-like, producing MAFETIRRGRERLIALLLTTPDPVLDEVASLGIVTEEEYEALEKLSEPRERIRRLLIKIQRKGERGCEQFLECLQSLFPEFPSDLQPPARRCVTQTNDAENPEGGTSSKKNKAENPQDAVTLGKNELENPGGATSLEKNDLENPETALPHEENDLGNSDGSPSSGKIAPQNSEDATSSEKNDPEKLEEPEKPEAVLSSGKGLVTPNSATTPIKNEPENALPSKNDPESPGGARSSEKDAAAVSSERADFEGSGNIPSHGEEGKTAEGKGNIEDGATPDSDVSMLESRAETPGVARSVERCGAETPGHSASVDRSGDEAPETSPNKVHGGRRGALKTVLSKLRLKKFRNGKLRLSDLLEISPESLKDWTLSILGDLPWHFLRKLMALNGTARSTSLGQGTSDDDTSEDEEGGVSGDVFSVREDDSRASLHPLDVLCAVLLCSDSFLQQEILSKMSMCQFALPLLLPAVDSPKFTLMLWAMRDIVRKWRPHSLAESRGFREESLVLTEMPTVSFVRMGSCSFSKSKLLNEVLSPSQQHQDFFIHRDMESGNVPREIADGLVEISWYFPAGRENLDLFPEPIAVTNLRGDIVSHWLQFSFLTEVSSAVFILTESINEREYALLSSLPGSATKYYFILNSQAGKAKETLGLLNKLAPQLNMNKSQLLVKQKSNNSAELVKKLRSTLQGVMSSSPKSTSIRDMAVTARELGIQVDEDDGECWTALEHVQEITAEIQDVAKYKREMLRLQGDLWRNLAKVEKELCRMKGQRDVPPEDYRSQLRERRLELRRQQNQCDLTSGMVKFISGIGQLSPAEKHHFLKWMKFHLDHIARGNLSRLRAEYKEKCRALGDDAKQLAELDELISASSLGVEHFMRELGQFYEAESSMVKDGNMGNIQRQFICLPGIAADLMLEGFPMELIDGDASNIPLQWVTDVLAELHAKLGGRSRMLVLTVLGVQSTGKSTLLNTMFGLQFAVSSGRCTRGAFMSLIKVAENFQQELGCDFILVIDTEGLKAPELAKLEDSYEHDNELATLVIGLSDITIVNMAMENATEMKDVLQIVVHAFLRMEEIGHKPNCQFVHQNVSDVSAHEQNMRDRKHLLEQLDEMTKAAVRMEKQTREMKFSDIMDYDPEKHSWYIPGLWHGVPPMAPVNMGYSESLCELKKYLFEFMRNRSPHRAPKDIPQFIEWVRSLWNAVKHENFIFSFRNSLVAEAYTQLSVMYAEWEWDFRKEMHLWISKAETTIQNHSPDNLGPDTFEKLRLEVHQMLHNGEQKMLQSLQSYFESGTGNLHLVEKYREDFLRSVTFLRHELESYLLCKSEEAIRIQKGRSKIDHLQARYMKTIEGKVDGLLRDCRERDKELTPKELQKEFAKMWKETLAELPLESLPLRQIHEDIRYQLCKDLKNRGSLVKQMLHKAQSLLTYQRKPFCMKKEYLDLAWYRVPVEFITQQCWRELEEFTKSLMEECRRYVGQKVHSQGDYDQTYCTELLWMINERLQEKLAGNLYTSASFEVDLKLHILGEAASAFQKMHEDFLKKNDPQRRLEELRPQYFSTFTDVYYEKDACQKRAFDFINQCLTPALWEYMKKRLGIEIVDDFLSSGESIKYSSRSFFQFTVQKKLLEEMDFNNYVKYVRNYEEFVKAWIQTCLISHYRETGSLRELERAVLATIMKKIQDALESSECQDAPTISEFLEQFCQAMCKELVISKDSLEVILFKNTASVRQFSVDIQTFFPQVEEGILSEWEKLSGEMVFTQLQFKPQDEIFQRVFGCGKQCPFCKVPCEAGGSDHKEHFASVHRPQGLGGYSYVTTDRLVYSLCSSDVVSSKSFKNLNTAFKWHPYKDYRQFYPTWRIQPDPSISASDYWKFIFRKFNREFAREYNVERADLPPEWKKITKEQALDSIREAFNME